The proteins below are encoded in one region of Corynebacterium felinum:
- the rpsA gene encoding 30S ribosomal protein S1, which produces MTSKNVPQVAINDIGTAEDFLAAVDATIKYFNDGDIVEGTVVKVDHDEVLLDIGYKTEGVIPVRELSIKHDVDPDEVVEVGDQIDALVLTKEDKEGRLILSKKRAQYERAWGAIEELKEKDEAVTGTVIEVVKGGLILDIGLRGFLPASLVEMRRVRELDPYIGQQIEAKIIELDKQRNNVVLSRRAWLEQTQSEVRSEFLHQLQKGQVRKGHVSSIVNFGAFVDLGGVDGLVHVSELSWKHIDHPSEVVTVGDEVTVEVLDVDLDRERVSLSLKATQEDPWRVFARTHAVGQIVPGKVTKLVPFGAFVRVEEGIEGLVHISELAQRHVEVPDQVVNVGEEAMVKVIDIDLERRRISLSLKQADEDYTEEFDPSKYGMADSYDEQGNYIFPEGFDPETNEWLEGFDAQRQEWEARYAESERRFQLHTAQIERNRVAAAEAAAAGEATNYSSESAEAAPAAAEEAAVEGGSLASDEQLAALREKLAGN; this is translated from the coding sequence ATGACCTCCAAGAACGTACCTCAGGTTGCCATTAACGACATTGGCACCGCTGAGGATTTCCTCGCAGCAGTCGACGCCACCATCAAGTACTTTAACGATGGTGACATCGTTGAGGGTACCGTGGTGAAGGTTGACCACGACGAGGTTCTGCTCGACATCGGATACAAGACCGAAGGTGTCATTCCGGTTCGCGAGCTTTCCATTAAGCACGACGTCGACCCAGATGAGGTCGTCGAGGTCGGCGATCAGATTGACGCTCTTGTTCTCACCAAGGAGGACAAGGAAGGTCGCCTGATCCTGTCCAAGAAGCGTGCTCAGTACGAGCGTGCATGGGGCGCCATCGAGGAGCTCAAGGAGAAGGACGAGGCTGTTACCGGTACCGTTATCGAGGTTGTCAAGGGCGGCTTGATTCTGGACATCGGTCTGCGTGGCTTCCTGCCAGCGTCCCTCGTTGAGATGCGTCGCGTCCGTGAGCTTGACCCATACATCGGTCAGCAGATCGAGGCTAAGATCATCGAGCTGGACAAGCAGCGCAACAACGTTGTTCTGTCCCGTCGTGCATGGCTTGAGCAGACCCAGTCTGAGGTTCGCTCCGAGTTCCTGCACCAGCTGCAGAAGGGCCAGGTCCGCAAGGGTCACGTGTCCTCCATCGTCAACTTCGGCGCATTCGTCGATCTCGGCGGTGTCGACGGCCTGGTTCACGTTTCCGAGCTGTCTTGGAAGCACATCGATCACCCATCTGAGGTTGTCACCGTTGGTGACGAGGTAACCGTTGAGGTTCTGGACGTTGATCTGGACCGCGAGCGCGTTTCCCTGTCCCTGAAGGCTACTCAGGAAGATCCATGGCGCGTCTTCGCCCGCACTCACGCTGTTGGTCAGATCGTCCCAGGTAAGGTCACCAAGCTGGTTCCATTCGGTGCGTTCGTTCGCGTCGAAGAGGGCATCGAGGGCCTCGTTCACATCTCCGAGCTGGCTCAGCGCCACGTTGAGGTTCCAGACCAGGTTGTGAACGTTGGCGAAGAGGCAATGGTGAAGGTCATTGACATTGACCTTGAGCGTCGCCGCATCTCCCTGTCCCTGAAGCAGGCTGACGAGGACTACACCGAAGAGTTCGATCCATCCAAGTACGGTATGGCTGACTCCTACGACGAGCAGGGCAACTACATCTTCCCTGAGGGCTTCGATCCTGAGACCAACGAATGGCTCGAAGGCTTCGACGCTCAGCGTCAGGAGTGGGAGGCACGTTACGCTGAGTCCGAGCGTCGCTTCCAGCTGCACACCGCTCAGATCGAGCGCAACCGCGTTGCTGCTGCTGAGGCTGCAGCTGCCGGCGAGGCTACCAACTACTCTTCCGAATCCGCTGAGGCAGCTCCGGCCGCAGCTGAAGAGGCAGCAGTTGAGGGTGGCTCCCTGGCTTCCGACGAGCAGCTCGCTGCTCTGCGCGAGAAGCTGGCTGGCAACTAA
- a CDS encoding DUF368 domain-containing protein encodes MTESSAPTRAAKTNPLIHVVHVIVGALIGLAEMVPGVSGGTVALVTGIYERAIKNGDALLHALRCLFGNRAEFKQAIQRIEWVFLITIGFGMIATVLSLSKVMHSFVEDSPHTARALFLGMVAVSLIVPLRMIDKADFAAKKIPAIALFILAAVSIFILTGFTSAEKQNPSLIIIFFAAAIAVCALVLPGVSGSFMLLAMGLYQPVIGAVGDRDLSIIAVFALGAVCGLAFFIKTLKFLITEHHTLTMATMAGFMLGSLRALWPWQTDTAQLLAPEGNVGWLVFMMVLGGVIAGGIMVLERFTESEPQTV; translated from the coding sequence ATGACTGAATCTTCCGCCCCCACGCGGGCAGCGAAGACCAATCCCTTAATCCACGTAGTCCACGTTATTGTTGGTGCGTTGATTGGTTTGGCAGAAATGGTTCCCGGCGTCTCCGGCGGCACCGTTGCATTAGTAACAGGCATCTACGAACGCGCAATTAAAAATGGTGACGCGCTTTTACATGCTTTACGGTGCCTTTTCGGCAACCGGGCCGAATTCAAACAAGCGATCCAGCGCATCGAATGGGTTTTCCTCATCACCATCGGTTTCGGCATGATCGCCACCGTGCTTTCACTATCCAAAGTGATGCACAGCTTTGTTGAAGATTCACCACACACCGCCCGTGCGTTATTCCTCGGCATGGTAGCTGTTTCACTCATTGTCCCCTTGAGAATGATTGATAAAGCAGACTTTGCCGCCAAGAAAATCCCCGCTATTGCACTGTTTATTCTCGCAGCGGTCAGTATCTTTATCCTTACTGGTTTCACTTCAGCAGAGAAGCAGAACCCTTCGTTGATCATCATCTTCTTCGCCGCAGCAATTGCCGTGTGTGCACTGGTTTTGCCTGGTGTCTCCGGCTCCTTCATGCTGCTGGCTATGGGCTTATACCAGCCGGTCATTGGCGCTGTGGGTGATCGCGATCTGAGTATCATTGCAGTATTTGCCCTTGGTGCTGTGTGCGGCTTGGCGTTTTTTATTAAGACTTTGAAGTTCCTCATTACTGAGCACCACACCTTAACAATGGCAACTATGGCTGGGTTCATGCTTGGGTCTTTGCGCGCGCTGTGGCCATGGCAAACCGATACCGCTCAGCTACTAGCCCCTGAAGGAAATGTTGGTTGGCTAGTGTTCATGATGGTCCTTGGCGGTGTTATCGCCGGTGGAATTATGGTGTTGGAGCGCTTTACCGAATCAGAACCCCAAACCGTTTAA
- the polA gene encoding DNA polymerase I, which yields MLIDGHSMAFRAFFALPAENFSTSGGQATNAVYGFLSMLSTLLNDEQPTHIAVAFDVGRTTFRSEMFPDYKAQRAATPEEFKGQVPLIKEVLETLGITTLEKENYEADDIIATLATAAQPLGFETLIVTGDRDSFQLVNDTTTVLYPMKGVSVLHRFTPEAVQEKYGLAPNQYPDFAALRGDPSDNLPSVPKVGEKTATKWIVQYGNLENLLNNAEEIKGVVGQNLRERIEQVRMNRTLTEMVRDLALPYSPDQLELKSADVNAVAEKFDALEFGVNLRERVLAAVKADANGVVKQATDSRPEIVVSLDSLDAWLGARRDTLDNGIAIYLTGTPTPAGGDAQAIALIDADYQATTAYFADLTPDEERALIDYLESDAPKFMHEAKAAYHMLQGRGITLNGIAHDTAIAAYLLRPGQRTYELKDVYQRHLQRQLSTEETGQLSLLDAATSHELVNAAAAIRELSEELTSQLQAIDSFELYRDLEIPLVTVLAQMENAGIAIDVDTLEDQLETFKAQVAAEEEAARALAGDETLLLTSPKQLQVVLFDTLGLPKTKKTKTGYSTAAKEIEALAVNHPHPFLDHLLAHREYQKMKTTLEGLIKAVQPDGRIHTTFNQTVASTGRLSSTDPNLQNIPVRTPAGRKIRSAFVVGEGYDQLLTADYSQIEMRVMAHLSQDAGLIEAYKLGEDLHNYVGSKVFDVPVDEVTPELRRRVKAMSYGLVYGLSAFGLSQQLSIAPGEAKHIMENYFERFGGVKRYLDEVVNQARQDGYTQTLFGRRRYLPELASTNRVARENAERAALNAPIQGTAADIIKVAMLRVDRELKKAKVKSRVLLQVHDELVVEIAPGELEHVRAIVEKEMDSAITLRVPLEISAGAGKNWDEAAH from the coding sequence ATGCTCATCGACGGCCATTCCATGGCCTTCCGTGCCTTTTTCGCCCTCCCCGCCGAAAACTTCTCCACCTCAGGTGGGCAAGCAACCAACGCTGTCTACGGCTTCCTCTCCATGCTGTCGACTTTGCTCAATGACGAGCAACCCACCCACATCGCCGTCGCCTTCGACGTCGGACGAACAACCTTCCGCAGCGAAATGTTCCCCGACTACAAAGCACAACGCGCCGCAACACCCGAAGAATTCAAAGGCCAAGTACCCCTCATTAAAGAAGTGCTCGAAACACTCGGCATCACCACGCTCGAAAAAGAAAACTACGAAGCCGACGACATCATCGCCACCCTCGCCACCGCAGCACAACCCCTCGGCTTTGAAACACTCATCGTCACCGGCGACCGAGACTCCTTCCAACTCGTCAACGACACCACCACCGTGCTGTACCCAATGAAAGGCGTGAGTGTTCTCCACCGCTTCACCCCAGAAGCCGTCCAAGAAAAATACGGCCTCGCCCCCAACCAATACCCAGACTTCGCGGCGCTACGCGGCGACCCTTCCGATAACCTGCCATCCGTTCCCAAGGTGGGCGAAAAAACCGCCACCAAATGGATCGTGCAGTACGGCAACCTTGAGAACCTGCTCAATAATGCCGAAGAAATCAAAGGTGTCGTCGGGCAGAACCTGCGCGAACGCATCGAACAGGTTCGCATGAACCGCACGCTCACCGAAATGGTGCGCGACCTCGCCTTGCCATACTCCCCAGACCAACTTGAGCTCAAAAGCGCAGACGTCAACGCTGTGGCAGAAAAATTCGATGCGCTCGAATTTGGAGTCAACCTGCGCGAACGCGTACTCGCAGCAGTCAAGGCTGATGCTAACGGCGTCGTCAAGCAAGCAACAGACTCACGCCCAGAAATCGTAGTTAGCCTCGACTCGCTCGACGCATGGCTTGGCGCCCGCCGCGACACCCTAGACAACGGCATCGCCATCTACCTCACCGGCACCCCAACCCCAGCGGGCGGCGACGCGCAAGCCATCGCACTGATCGACGCGGACTACCAAGCAACAACAGCCTATTTCGCCGACCTCACGCCCGACGAAGAACGTGCCCTGATTGACTACCTCGAATCCGACGCGCCAAAATTCATGCATGAAGCCAAAGCCGCCTACCACATGCTCCAAGGCCGCGGCATCACCCTCAACGGCATCGCGCACGACACCGCCATCGCCGCCTACCTGCTACGACCAGGGCAGCGCACCTACGAACTCAAAGACGTCTACCAGCGACACCTGCAGCGACAACTCAGCACCGAAGAAACCGGGCAACTCTCGCTTCTCGACGCCGCCACCAGCCACGAACTCGTCAACGCCGCCGCAGCGATCCGCGAACTCAGTGAAGAGCTCACAAGCCAGCTTCAAGCAATCGACTCCTTCGAGCTCTACCGCGACCTTGAAATTCCGCTCGTCACAGTGCTTGCGCAAATGGAAAACGCAGGCATCGCTATCGATGTTGACACCCTCGAAGATCAGCTTGAAACATTCAAAGCGCAAGTAGCAGCCGAAGAAGAAGCAGCCCGCGCACTCGCCGGCGACGAAACCCTGCTGCTCACCTCACCAAAGCAGCTGCAAGTTGTTCTCTTCGACACCCTTGGGCTGCCCAAAACCAAGAAAACGAAAACAGGATATTCCACCGCAGCTAAAGAAATCGAAGCTCTCGCGGTGAACCATCCGCACCCCTTCCTTGACCACCTTTTGGCGCATCGCGAATACCAAAAGATGAAAACCACCCTCGAAGGGCTGATCAAAGCAGTTCAACCTGATGGTCGGATCCACACCACCTTCAACCAAACTGTCGCCTCCACGGGGCGTTTGTCATCAACCGACCCCAACCTCCAAAACATCCCGGTACGCACCCCAGCAGGCAGGAAGATTCGTTCCGCATTCGTCGTTGGCGAAGGCTACGACCAACTCCTGACAGCCGACTACTCCCAGATCGAAATGCGTGTGATGGCGCACCTGTCCCAAGACGCTGGGTTGATCGAGGCCTATAAGCTCGGCGAGGACCTCCACAACTATGTCGGTTCCAAAGTCTTCGATGTGCCCGTTGATGAAGTCACCCCAGAACTGCGCCGCCGCGTCAAAGCCATGTCTTATGGTCTGGTCTACGGCCTGTCAGCATTCGGTCTCTCACAGCAACTGAGCATCGCACCAGGCGAAGCAAAGCACATTATGGAAAACTATTTCGAACGCTTCGGCGGTGTGAAACGCTACCTCGATGAAGTTGTGAACCAAGCTCGTCAAGACGGCTACACGCAGACGCTTTTCGGGCGTCGCCGTTACCTGCCAGAGTTGGCATCCACTAACCGAGTTGCCCGTGAGAATGCCGAACGCGCAGCACTCAATGCGCCTATCCAAGGCACTGCCGCCGACATTATTAAAGTGGCCATGTTGCGTGTTGATCGCGAACTGAAAAAAGCAAAAGTCAAGTCCAGGGTCTTGCTTCAGGTGCATGACGAACTTGTTGTTGAAATCGCCCCCGGCGAACTTGAGCACGTCCGAGCCATCGTGGAAAAAGAAATGGACTCCGCGATTACCCTGCGCGTCCCACTCGAAATTTCTGCAGGAGCTGGAAAGAACTGGGACGAAGCAGCCCACTAA
- a CDS encoding ABC transporter substrate-binding protein → MTLLKKLTAPRCAALTLVAAATLMTGCVTNTEGGPANTNAAGASNLPVSDGGQPSDWVEIKPEKVEKIAALVPAEVAADGKLTIGTNPPFAPAEFKDSEGNIIGFDIDLARAVASIMGLELEIKELDFALILPQIFGGTVELGASGFTDNEERRQSFDFVNYFNAGIQWGSIPGTKVNPDDACGLTIAVQRTTVSDVEDVTVRSKKCEEAGKKPINKLAFDTSDAAANAVILGRADAFSADSPVTAWAIARSEGRLTTVGEVFDSAHYGWPVKKDSPLAPALAAALQHLVETGDYAKIMDQWGLGDGRITEALINGKPVK, encoded by the coding sequence ATGACTCTTCTCAAGAAATTAACCGCGCCAAGGTGCGCCGCTCTCACCCTAGTGGCGGCTGCCACCTTGATGACCGGTTGTGTCACCAACACTGAGGGAGGCCCCGCAAACACCAACGCAGCTGGGGCAAGTAACCTTCCCGTTTCCGACGGGGGCCAACCCAGCGATTGGGTAGAAATCAAACCGGAAAAAGTTGAAAAAATTGCAGCGCTCGTCCCCGCCGAAGTAGCTGCTGATGGCAAGCTCACAATTGGCACCAACCCACCTTTTGCGCCCGCTGAATTCAAAGATTCCGAAGGTAATATTATTGGCTTCGATATTGACCTTGCTCGCGCAGTCGCCTCAATCATGGGTTTGGAGCTAGAGATCAAGGAGCTTGATTTTGCCTTGATCCTGCCGCAGATTTTTGGTGGCACCGTGGAGCTTGGCGCTTCCGGCTTCACCGATAATGAGGAGCGCCGCCAAAGCTTCGACTTTGTCAACTACTTTAATGCGGGTATTCAGTGGGGTTCGATCCCTGGCACTAAAGTGAACCCTGATGATGCTTGTGGTCTAACTATTGCTGTGCAGCGCACCACTGTGTCTGATGTTGAAGACGTAACCGTGCGCTCCAAGAAGTGCGAGGAAGCTGGGAAGAAGCCTATTAATAAGCTTGCTTTCGATACGTCTGACGCGGCGGCAAATGCTGTGATTTTGGGTCGCGCGGATGCGTTTTCTGCTGACTCCCCTGTGACCGCGTGGGCTATTGCCCGAAGCGAGGGTCGCCTGACTACTGTTGGTGAGGTTTTCGATTCCGCCCACTACGGTTGGCCAGTGAAGAAGGATTCCCCTCTCGCCCCTGCCTTAGCTGCAGCGCTGCAGCACCTGGTTGAAACTGGTGATTATGCAAAGATTATGGACCAGTGGGGTTTGGGTGACGGCCGTATCACTGAGGCATTGATTAATGGGAAACCAGTGAAGTAG
- a CDS encoding amino acid ABC transporter permease: MSTSPTPKPIEAKSLPHPGRWAAAIILSILVALFLYSSSQNEAFEWAVYRQYLLDTRIANAAMHTIALTVLAMLIGVVLGSTMAILRMSPNPVLRALAWAYLWIFRGTPVYVQLVFWGLAGNIFKVLNLGIAEINLQDALKNTFFLAVIGLGLNEAAYMAEIVRSGIQAVPEGQAEASKALGMSWWMTIRRTILPQAMRIIIPPTGNEFISLLKTTSLVVAIPYSLELYGRSMDIANALFKPIPLLLVAATWYLVITSVLMVGQYYLEKYFERGATRELTARQLAALADAEGTLPKNINIVPEAPKRPATD; this comes from the coding sequence ATGAGTACCTCCCCCACCCCGAAACCTATTGAGGCAAAGTCACTGCCACATCCTGGTCGTTGGGCTGCCGCCATTATTTTGTCAATCCTTGTTGCTTTGTTCTTGTATTCTTCAAGCCAGAACGAAGCTTTCGAATGGGCTGTTTACCGCCAGTATTTGTTGGATACCCGTATTGCTAACGCGGCGATGCACACTATTGCATTGACTGTGCTGGCGATGCTCATTGGTGTGGTTTTAGGTTCCACGATGGCGATTTTGCGCATGTCACCGAATCCTGTGCTGCGGGCTTTGGCGTGGGCATATTTGTGGATTTTCCGTGGTACTCCTGTGTATGTTCAGCTCGTTTTTTGGGGCTTGGCTGGCAACATTTTCAAGGTGCTCAATCTTGGTATCGCTGAGATCAATCTGCAAGACGCATTGAAGAACACGTTCTTCCTTGCAGTCATCGGCCTTGGTTTGAATGAAGCTGCCTACATGGCTGAGATTGTGCGTTCGGGTATTCAGGCTGTTCCGGAGGGGCAGGCCGAAGCATCGAAGGCGTTGGGCATGAGCTGGTGGATGACGATTCGTCGCACAATTTTGCCACAGGCGATGCGTATTATTATTCCGCCGACGGGCAATGAGTTTATTTCCTTGCTGAAGACGACGTCGTTGGTTGTTGCAATTCCTTATTCGCTTGAGCTGTATGGCCGTTCGATGGATATTGCGAATGCGCTGTTTAAGCCAATTCCGTTGTTGCTGGTTGCTGCTACCTGGTATTTGGTGATCACCTCAGTGTTGATGGTGGGCCAGTACTATTTGGAGAAGTATTTTGAGCGTGGTGCAACACGTGAGTTGACTGCCCGCCAGCTTGCTGCTTTGGCGGATGCTGAGGGCACGTTGCCGAAGAATATCAATATTGTTCCTGAGGCGCCGAAGCGCCCTGCTACTGATTAA
- a CDS encoding GNAT family N-acetyltransferase, producing the protein MDFSQAYALLNRTKSQPWLDAEIARVGDAQWGAMGREIMGVAVDDPLLWANRMVELENGHWALCGIRFRGGDVAKPFVDIIAHSLIDGADHFAVCAPVLAEYAAFQPLGMRIFVSGQPEASWCVDRLIVSGTLKDMAQVPAVNKVELVSADSAQLACDSAEIYAEIFRSRPEHASFAAPVSAEELASCMGFQVVIDGQKAGVIACEYRQEREGEGFVVIELCLNSTFRGRGFAPEVHREMVRKILGAGYSESTEYFGHIDPRNKASFSAAIAAGRKVTGAFVWSDSRLMH; encoded by the coding sequence ATGGATTTTTCGCAAGCATATGCACTGTTGAATCGTACGAAGTCGCAGCCGTGGTTGGATGCGGAAATTGCACGCGTTGGTGACGCGCAGTGGGGTGCGATGGGACGTGAGATCATGGGGGTGGCGGTAGATGATCCGCTTTTGTGGGCTAATCGTATGGTGGAGCTCGAAAATGGGCATTGGGCATTGTGCGGTATCCGGTTTAGGGGTGGGGATGTGGCTAAGCCTTTTGTGGATATCATTGCGCATTCGCTTATCGACGGCGCAGATCACTTCGCTGTTTGTGCACCGGTACTTGCGGAATACGCAGCTTTTCAACCTCTGGGTATGCGTATCTTTGTTTCCGGCCAGCCGGAAGCCTCCTGGTGTGTGGATCGGCTGATTGTTTCGGGCACTCTGAAGGATATGGCGCAGGTGCCTGCTGTGAACAAGGTGGAGCTAGTATCAGCTGATAGTGCGCAGTTAGCGTGCGATAGTGCAGAAATCTATGCGGAGATTTTCCGCTCTCGTCCGGAACATGCTTCTTTTGCAGCCCCTGTGAGTGCGGAAGAATTAGCCTCCTGTATGGGCTTTCAGGTGGTGATTGATGGACAGAAGGCGGGGGTTATCGCCTGCGAATACCGTCAGGAGCGGGAAGGGGAGGGGTTTGTGGTCATAGAATTGTGTCTGAATTCAACTTTCCGCGGTCGGGGTTTTGCCCCAGAGGTGCATAGGGAAATGGTTCGGAAAATTCTTGGTGCTGGTTATTCCGAATCAACCGAGTATTTTGGCCATATTGATCCGCGTAATAAGGCCTCGTTTTCCGCTGCTATTGCCGCGGGGAGGAAAGTGACAGGCGCTTTCGTGTGGAGTGATTCTCGGCTGATGCATTAA
- a CDS encoding class I SAM-dependent DNA methyltransferase encodes MRTETRTESARNVATHADFAASQANRSYWDEDADNYHKQHPDYLSSFYWCPEMLHESSAQLLGDVTNLNVLEIGAGSAPCSTWLQEQYPTATVVAFDISAGMLSKAKRACALVQADALALPFAPHSFDCVFSAFGAIPFIEDLPRLFATIADVLHPGGRFVYAVNHPMRWVFLDDPGELGLQAAVSYFERRYIEHDEDGKISYAEFQHTMGDHIEALHSAGFHLERLIEPEWPETLTQTWGQWSPLRGKIFPGTAIFCATLT; translated from the coding sequence ATACGCACCGAAACACGCACCGAAAGCGCACGCAATGTTGCTACACATGCAGACTTTGCTGCTTCGCAAGCCAACAGATCCTATTGGGATGAGGATGCCGACAACTATCATAAGCAGCACCCAGACTATCTCTCATCCTTTTATTGGTGCCCTGAGATGCTTCACGAATCCTCAGCCCAACTTTTAGGTGACGTCACCAATCTGAACGTACTGGAGATCGGTGCCGGCTCTGCACCCTGTTCTACATGGTTGCAGGAGCAATATCCTACTGCCACTGTGGTGGCCTTTGACATTTCAGCAGGGATGCTGTCGAAAGCGAAACGCGCATGTGCACTGGTTCAAGCCGACGCTTTAGCCCTTCCTTTCGCCCCACACTCTTTTGATTGCGTGTTCTCTGCTTTCGGCGCTATTCCTTTTATCGAGGACCTACCGCGACTATTTGCCACGATCGCCGACGTATTGCACCCTGGGGGCCGTTTTGTGTATGCGGTGAATCACCCGATGCGTTGGGTTTTTCTGGACGATCCCGGTGAGTTGGGTTTGCAGGCTGCTGTTTCCTATTTTGAGCGTCGCTATATCGAACATGATGAGGATGGGAAGATCAGCTATGCAGAGTTTCAACACACGATGGGTGACCACATCGAAGCACTGCACAGTGCAGGTTTTCACCTTGAGCGCTTAATTGAACCAGAGTGGCCGGAAACTCTTACTCAAACGTGGGGCCAGTGGTCACCGTTGCGAGGCAAAATTTTCCCCGGCACCGCTATTTTCTGCGCCACGCTCACCTAA
- a CDS encoding glycoside hydrolase family 25 protein: MNAVIYGVDISNHQPSIDLMKLKREGFEFAIIKATEGGGFRDAYFRRHLNAATAAGMYTGAYVYVLAIATPRDHADALEAVCPDRSIPIALDIEQGSGTHVQHWRDVHAEIESRGYRVFLTYLPRWYWRQCGKPDLEGFAPLWSSLYPDHHLGYASVIFQRSGTAGWEGYGGLPVLLWQFTSSAQTAGHIIDANAFRGSREDLAALFGQELILTP, from the coding sequence ATGAATGCTGTAATCTACGGAGTCGATATCAGTAACCACCAGCCGTCGATTGATCTGATGAAGCTGAAACGCGAAGGCTTCGAATTTGCAATTATTAAAGCAACAGAAGGCGGGGGCTTCCGCGACGCCTATTTCCGACGCCACCTCAACGCCGCTACCGCTGCCGGAATGTATACCGGCGCTTATGTCTATGTGTTGGCAATAGCGACGCCGCGCGATCATGCGGATGCGCTTGAAGCAGTCTGCCCCGACCGGTCCATCCCAATCGCGCTCGATATCGAACAGGGATCGGGGACACATGTGCAGCATTGGCGCGATGTTCACGCAGAAATTGAAAGCCGCGGCTACCGTGTTTTTCTCACCTACCTGCCACGATGGTATTGGCGCCAGTGCGGAAAACCTGATCTCGAAGGATTCGCCCCGCTATGGAGCAGCCTGTATCCTGACCACCACCTCGGCTATGCCAGCGTAATTTTTCAACGTTCTGGCACTGCCGGGTGGGAGGGGTACGGGGGATTGCCTGTCTTGTTGTGGCAGTTTACGTCAAGCGCCCAGACAGCAGGACATATTATTGATGCAAACGCTTTTCGTGGCAGCCGTGAAGATCTCGCCGCACTATTTGGCCAAGAATTAATCCTGACACCCTAA